The following are encoded together in the Culex pipiens pallens isolate TS chromosome 1, TS_CPP_V2, whole genome shotgun sequence genome:
- the LOC120425159 gene encoding DEAD-box helicase Dbp80-like — MSDAPATAGSENWIKKAEDQEISTLVNELSIEKEKDKSEAAPAEAVKEETAKPEETPPPAEPVPASVEPPATTIAAAVSSAGTPSEPAASENGETASSTEDAEAFNPADASLLMKIIRKGLVESRQDIEVQRKNPMSPLYSVKTFEALHLKPELLQGVYAMGFNAPSKIQETALPTLLAEPPQNMIAQSQSGTGKTAAFVLAMLSRVNPAKNYPQVICLSPTYELAIQTGEVAAKMAKFCPEIKLRYAVRGEEISKGSKLTDHIIIGTPGKLLDWGIKFRAFDLKKISVFVLDEADVMIATQGHQDQCIRIHKQLSSSCQMMFFSATYEREVMEFAEYIVPNPIVIRLAREQESLDNIKQYYVKCRNQDEKYQAISNIYGVITVGQAIIFCHTRKTAGWLSGKMSQDGHSVAVLSGDLTVEQRLMVLDRFRAGMEKVLITTNVLSRGIDVEQVTIVVNFDLPTDQQGRADCETYLHRIGRTGRFGKNGIAINLVDSDRSMAICRAIESHFKKRIHLLDAENSDEIEKIGS; from the exons ATGTCCGACGCACCGGCCACCGCTGGTTCCGAGAACTGGATCAAAAAGGCCGAGGACCAGGAGATTTCCACTCTG GTTAACGAGCTGAGCATCGAGAAGGAGAAGGACAAGAGTGAGGCCGCGCCAGCCGAAGCGGTTAAGGAGGAGACGGCAAAGCCTGAGGAGACACCGCCTCCGGCGGAGCCGGTGCCGGCGAGTGTGGAACCGCCGGCGACGACCATAGCCGCCGCTGTGAGTAGTGCTGGCACTCCGTCGGAACCGGCCGCCAGCGAGAATGGAGAGACGGCGTCGTCCACCGAGGACGCGGAGGCATTTAA TCCGGCGGACGCAAGCTTGTTGATGAAGATTATCCGGAAGGGTCTGGTCGAGAGCAGGCAGGACATTGAGGTGCAACGCAAGAACCCGATGTCGCCGCTGTACTCTGTGAAGACGTTCGAGGCGTTGCACTTGAAGCCGGAGCTGCTGCAGGGCGTGTACGCGATGGGATTTAATGCGCCGTCGAAGATCCAGGAGACGGCACTGCCGACGCTGCTGGCCGAACCCCCGCAGAACATGATCGCTCAGAGTCAGAGCGGAACGGGGAAGACGGCGGCCTTCGTGTTGGCCATGTTGAGTCGAGTAAATCCGGCCAAGAACTATCCGCAGGTCATTTGCCTGAGTCCTACGTACGAGTTGGCCATCCAGACGGGCGAGGTCGCAGCCAAGATGGCAAAGTTCTGTCCGGAGATTAAGCTTCGGTACGCGGTCCGTGGCGAGGAGATTTCCAAGGGTTCCAAACTGACCGATCACATCATAATCGGAACGCCCGGCAAGCTGCTCGACTGGGGCATCAAGTTCCGTGCGTTCGACCTGAAGAAGATCAGCGTGTTCGTACTGGACGAGGCGGACGTCATGATCGCCACCCAGGGCCACCAGGACCAGTGCATCCGGATCCACAAGCAGCTGTCCTCGTCGTGCCAGATGATGTTCTTCTCGGCGACGTACGAGCGCGAGGTGATGGAGTTTGCCGAGTACATCGTGCCGAACCCGATCGTGATCCGGCTGGCGCGCGAGCAGGAATCGCTCGACAACATCAAGCAGTACTACGTCAAGTGCCGGAACCAGGACGAGAAGTACCAGGCCATTTCGAACATTTACGGCGTGATCACGGTCGGCCAGGCCATCATCTTCTGCCAC ACGCGTAAAACGGCCGGCTGGCTGTCCGGCAAAATGTCCCAGGATGGCCACTCGGTGGCCGTGCTCTCCGGCGACCTGACCGTCGAGCAGCGCCTCATGGTGCTGGACCGCTTCCGGGCGGGCATGGAGAAGGTCCTGATCACGACGAACGTCCTGTCGCGGGGCATCGACGTCGAGCAGGTCACGATCGTGGTGAATTTCGATCTGCCCACCGACCAGCAGGGTCGGGCCGACTGCGAGACGTATCTGCACCGAATCGGACGCACCGGGCGATTCG gcAAGAACGGCATCGCGATCAACCTGGTCGACTCGGATCGCAGCATGGCCATCTGCCGGGCCATCGAGAGCCACTTCAAGAAGCGCATCCACCTGCTGGACGCGGAGAATTCGGACGAAATCGAGAAGATCGGCTCGTAG
- the LOC120425163 gene encoding beta-parvin produces the protein MSTLSRPKSPRTPTSGKNFDKEESFWDKIGTLGRKKRIKEVQEVQQEGKIAIDSPGSPNAPVIPPEDYNLEDNESRSIVQQASLEHPHFRELLQVLIDWINDELVEERIIVTNIEEDLYDGQVLQKLFEKLTGHKLNVAEVTQSAEGQRQKLAVVLNAVNHTLGFHHNIPKWTVESIHTKNTVSILHLLVALVRHFRAPIRLPENVSVTVVLAQKVNGKLTSRFLKEQITEQYDDVGMRCERDAFDTLFDHAPEKLAVVKKSLITFVNKHLNKLNFEAADLGSDFKDGVFLCLLMGLLGGFFVPLHEFHLTPKDTDQMVHNVSFAFELMMDQGLKPKARPEDIVNMDLKSTLRVLYTLFTKYRNIS, from the exons ATGAGCACCCTGAGCAGGCCCAAATCGCCGCGGACGCCCACTTCCGGCAAAAACTTCGACAAGGAGGAAAGCTTCTGGGACAAGATCGGCACGCTCGGCCGCAAGAAGCGCATCAAGGAGG ttcaAGAAGTCCAACAAGAGGGCAAAATCGCCATCGATTCCCCGGGCAGTCCGAACGCACCCGTCATCCCGCCGGAAGACTACAACCTTGAGGACAACGAGTCCCGCTCGATCGTGCAGCAGGCTTCGCTCGAACATCCGCATTTTCGCGAGCTGCTGCAGGTTCTGATTGACTGGATCAACGACGAGCTAGTTGAGGAGCGCATAATTGTCACAAACATCGAAGAGGACCTGTACGATGGGCAGGTGCTGCAAAAGCTGTTCGAGAAGCTCACCGGCCACAAGCTGAACGTGGCCGAGGTTACGCAGTCCGCCGAGGGCCAGCGGCAGAAGCTGGCGGTCGTGCTTAACGCCGTTAATCAC ACTCTGGGCTTCCATCACAACATCCCAAAATGGACCGTCGAGAGCATTCACACGAAGAACACCGTCTCGATCTTGCATCTGCTGGTGGCCCTGGTGCGTCACTTCCGGGCACCGATTCGCCTTCCGGAGAACGTGTCCGTCACGGTCGTGCTTGCGCAGAAAGTTAACGGAAAGCTCACGAGCCG GTTCCTGAAGGAGCAAATCACCGAGCAGTACGACGACGTGGGCATGCGCTGCGAGCGGGACGCCTTCGACACGCTGTTCGATCACGCTCCGGAAAAGCTGGCCGTAGTCAAGAAATCGCTAATCACGTTCGTCAACAAGCATCTAAACAAGCTGAACTTCGAAGCGGCCGATCTGGGGTCGGACTTTAAGGACGGAGTGTTTCTCTGCCTGCTGATGGGACTGCTGGGTGGATTCTTCGTGCCGCTGCACGAGTTCCACCTGACGCCGAAGGACACCGACCAGATGGTGCACAACGTGAGCTTCGCGTTCGAACTCATGATGGACCAGGGGCTGAAGCCGAAGGCGCGACCGGAAG ATATTGTCAACATGGACCTGAAGTCGACGCTGCGCGTGCTGTACACGCTGTTCACAAAGTACCGCAACATTTCCTGA